The genomic region gCGGCAGAAGGTGGCAGGAAAGCGGTTTCCGTCTCGGCCCTGTCGTCCAGCTCCCTGGATTCCGGCTCGACCCCCAGCTCCAAGGGCATATCCCAGTACCCAAGCAACGCGACAATTTCAACTCTGACTTCCCAACAAGACTACAAAACGGACAAACCGAGTCTTCCCCTGCAAGAGCCGGACGTGATCGCGAGCACGAAAGCTTCAAGCTCGCAAAAAACAGACGATCAAGCTTCCAAACTAGACGCACCTGTCGCGCCACCTAGAcgcaaaaagaaaaacaaagcgGCCGCGTTGGCCATCAAAGTATGTCCCGCTGGCTGTCTCGCGAGTACCACTGTTACAGACTTGTTTTTGTAGAAATCCGCCTCCAGTACGACTTTCGAGAGTTCAGACTTGGCCAGCCCCGCTAGTACCATCGAGTCGCTGACTCGAGAATTCGAACATTCTCTAGATCGGTTGCCGTCGGTCAAATCCACCAAATCGGACAAGGGGGGTGGGTCGAAGAGTTCCACTCTGCGCTCGGGGCACTCTCTTGACATCAAGGAGGCGCTGAAGGGACAGTTCGTTGTCAAACCGCAAGACACTGACAGCTTGAAGGCGCAGAATTCCAAAGAGACGGTTGGAGAGGGTGGGGAGAAGGCGAGTCGCGGGAGTCACAGTCCGAGAGGGGCCTCCAACCGGAGCAGCGTCGGACACTACAGCCTAGGACCCCACAGGTGAACAAGATGGGATTTTTGTTTGTACAAGTTGGCGAACTTGTTTAGGGAGTAATACTAGTCATGACCACCTGCGATATCTAGCGTAACTATAGTAACGCACTGGTGGGTTGATGTGATCAGTTGGTTGCCTAAGAGCAAGGGGTTGAAAGATAATATGTAATTGAGGTGTGATCGTAGAATTGAGGTAAATAATACTTTTTCTTTTGGAAAGAGGTACTCACCAGTCCCGCAACCGCACGACCAAAGAACGAAGACGTTCCGCCGGCGACGAGAACATGCTCAAAGACGTGAACCTGCGCGTCCGCACCCACACCGACTCCGGCAAGCAACTGTCCGACTTCGAGATCCTGCAGCAGGTGACCGTGCTCAACCTGGACACGGGAGAACGAGTCCCGTTGAGCGTGGCCGAAGACAAACTCCCCCAGTGCATCAACCCCCTGTCGCTGCACATCATGCGTCTCACGTCCGAGTACGTGAGCAGCTCCAGCATGGAGAAGGAAAAGGAGTCGGACGAAGAAAGCGAAGGCACGAGGAAAGTGGAGATACCGATAGTCGACGACAACGAGGAGATGGGTCGGATGAGGAAAAAGACCGCCATGCTGAAGAAATTCGTGGGGACGGCCATGAAGAAGACGATGCACAAAGCGAAGAGCATAGCGCAGGAGGTGTCGCACGCGCGCCACAAAGACGACGCCATCGACATAGCGGACTCCGTCAACCCCGGAGACCAGAGCATCAAGCTGAAGGTGAGTCCTTGGAGTGTACAGAGTGTCGCGAATGATTCGTTTTTCAGGCGTCCAACTCGCACAAAGGTCCGTACGAGTTCGAGAAGGTGGAGCACGTGCAGGAGCTCAAGGACGAGCACGAGGGCCCCATCTGGTGCATGAAGTTCTCGTGTTGCGGCCGCCTGCTCGCCACGGCCGGCCAGGACAAGGTGTTGCGGATCTGGATCGTCCGGGACGCCTTCCCGTTCTTCCAGGACATGAGGACCAAGTACAACGCCGAGAAGGTGTCGCCGACGCCGTCGCAGGAGTCGCTGGTGTCGCACCATTCCGGCGAAAACAGCAGTCTGGCGGTGCTGGAGGCGCTGAATTCGGAAGACTGCGCCAAGATGACCTTCATGCCGAAGCCGTTCTGCACGTACACCGGTCACACCTCCGACTTGTTGGACGTCTCGTGGTCCAAGAATTACTTCATTCTGTCGTCGTCGATGGACAAGACGGTCAGATTGTGGCACATCTCGCGGAAGGAGTGTCTCTGTTGCTTCCAACATATCGATTTCGTCACCGCCATCGTCTTCCACCCCAGAGATGACAGGTATTTCCTGAGCGGCTCTCTGGACGGCAAGTTGCGCCTCTGGAACATCCCCGACAAGAAAGTAGCGGTGTGGAACGAGGTCGAAGGCAACCCCAAGCTGATAACGGCGGCGAACTTCTGCCAAAACGGCAAGTTCGCCGTGGTTGGGACCTACGACGGCCGCTGCATCTTCTACAACACCGACCAGCTCAAGTACCACACCCAGATCCACGTGAGATCGTCGAGGGGCAGGAACGCCACCGGGAGGAAGATAAGCGGGATCGAGCCCATGCCGGGGGAGGACAAGATCTTGGTCACGTCGAACGACAGCAGGATCAGACTGTACGACCTGAGGGATCTGAACGTATCCTGCAAGTACAAAGGATACGTCAATATGAGCAGCCAGATCAAGGCCAGCTTCAGTCACGACGGCAAGTACATAGTCAGCGGGTCGGAGAACCGCGACATCTACATCTGGAAGACCAACCacgactactccaagttctCGTCGGTCAGGAGGGACAGAAACGACTTCTGGGAGGCCATCAAGGCGCACAACGCGGTCGTCACGTGTGCCATTTTCGCACCGAATCCCGAGGGAATACTCAAGATGATCGAGGAGAGTACCAAGACGGAGGAGTCTGCGGAGGCCAGCGATAAGGTAAAGCAACTTGTTGTTGGATGTTCACGAGTAAGAATTGCAAAGTGACAGATGcgaactgtcaaatgtcaaattcgTGTCATTTAGATCACGGCCAACTGCGACCGATTACGGTACatataatctattcattttgattgtgaccactccctagtaacttttcagttgctaggttatttacagggaattttagataacactaaatccagtcgcagttggcaactctcggaggcgccattttgacagaaacgtcacgctcacagaagacagaatggagcacgacttgcgcaaacgtttttcgacgtacactgtgcgcatatctacaaaattgagttttggtacaaaattttagaattcaaaaagaaaatgccacgttgtcttctcaaagttgggaccaaacggttaatattgacttgtttcgagacatttattgaagccaacgggaaaacaactcacaaagacgaacatcaccaataaagttaactctatttgtgcttttttgttgtacattttggctagtaagtgttgtagtttgataccttctgccttttcatcccctgtaaatcatttttttgaactttctgtctaattagtttttatctgaaaatatttgtattaatcaatgctaattgattagtaatccccaggcatttttcgcgtttgtcttactgccaaatgaccatttccttcgttcttcattaatatcgagaattgcatgaggtgatttcgaagtttttacgttaaataatctgtacctggatataacctcacttttcaacagacgtgatcacagaatcagacagacgttttagtttctcctacttcaaagATTGATTtccattattaatattgataaatacattaaaatcattgctttactaccgtggtcaagttttgacaattctgacattttcacatcatgttacaccacacaaatatttagtgtaaaacgtatgcagcacacagctaaacagcgcctactatgtttttggttgtggtcacaatcaaagtgaatagatattaGTAGATAAGTTATTCTACAGtgtgtttgtttaaaaaatgtgccggactttttttaaatgtttttttttgtcagcaGGTGGCGGATCCGGTGGTGGAGCAGCATACCAAAGGTTGTGGGGGTTACGTATTGATTTCGGCGGATTTCAACGGTTGCATAAAAGTATTCGTAAACAAGATGAAACCAAAACATAGCTCATTACCCGTGTCCGCAATGGTGTCAAActccaaaatcaaaaaattgtaGACCGTTCAACAGTTTATTTTCCTACTCGATTGTGATGCGGGCCgatgtattataaaatattttttaaatgtatattaaatttattctagCAGTTCTAATAtattaacaaacaaaacccGGCCGTCATTGCACCTTTTGGATCGTTGCACGCGCGGGATTCAGGCGGAGTATTCGATTGTCAGTGGTGATGTTTCATGGGATGTCGCCGCAAAGACGGCTGACGTCTGTTGGCCAAGATCGACGGAGGTACGTCGGTCAAGGTGGCGTTGCAGTCGTTCTGGGCCATCTCGAACATGTAGGAGAGGTCGATGTCGTACCGCGGCAGTTTATCGCGCAGATAGGAAATGACGTTGACGCCCAGGACCGGCTCTCGACTCATTATGAAGCTCGAGAGGTACCGAGGGACCTTGGATTTTTCGGCGCAGTGCAGGAGCAGGGCCCAGGAGGTGTAGTCCGAGTCCAGGACGAAGGTGTTGTAGATGCCTTCGTCTGAAAAGTTGTTTCAGTGGGGAATGTCTTGGATTGGAATTACTGACATGTGTCTTCCGAGTGGGTCCAGTGCGATGGTACCGCCGGGTTGGGTATAGTCCAGGTGATGTTCCCGACGAGCAGTTCGTTGATAGGATCGTCGGTGAAGCTGTAAGTGAAGTTCATGGTCACGTCCGCCAAGAAGGGGGACATTGTGAACTCAGCCCTCATGCAGCGATACGCGAGAGCTTCTTCGGAACTGGCGTAGTACTGGATGACGTACCACCGCCCCATCATCTGCAACAAGCGACTCTCGACTCTTCACGTTTTGAAAGAACCAAATAAAAGACGCGAAAGAATTACGTACGCACCTGTTCCAAATCGAAGTTTCTTATGGCCTTCACTCGGGGACATTTGGTTTTGTCTTCGGGGCGCTTGCGTCGGGCACAGGAGCAGGACAAGAGCAGGAGCAGCAGGAAAACACGCGAGGACAGCATTTTTGCGGTTGGGTGACGGAAGATTGGTGGATTGGTCATTGTTGATCCGCAGGCTTCCGCTTCGGTGATAGTCTTATCGGCGGAGTGGGCGAAATTCTTTTGATTATTCGTTTAtctttaaataaatacttttGTCGCAAcgagaaaataacaacaatcGAAATCTCGTTCTGGCTTTTTGCCAACAAACAGAACTTGCTGACAAGAGTCTTGTTATGTGGCAACTCTTCTAAGACCATTGGGTCGAGAAAATCTCTCTTGTGTGGTTTCTGTCACGTGGTACAACAAAAGCGCAGTTTACAAGAagtaaaactaaaaaatgaaggtggaaaaaatgtcgaaaaacaTAGTTTAAGCCTGAAAAAGGGACCAAAAGTCAacgtctcagaaataagtagattaattttaactggtaatagaactcgttaatAGAAACAAttatacactgaccggcacaaaaaacgactcactttgaattttattaatatgtataattaagtaattcattgtcttagaaattgtttttgatatcatgttgtattgataagtgttatttaagttattctttgccaaagaatatccgacaaacaaaacattaaccacagcaaataaaattttaatgaaaaaaaaataataaaagcaattttttagaaaaaatgttatgttatgaaaaattgccaaaatttgaacagtatttTGAAATAGTAcctcgtattgtcaaattaaatctttaacacgtaaatcaatcgacaaaaacacaacatggaagtagcgcaaattttctaatacttaatttatttaaacaaaacaattctgttgtcatggtgaccatagcactcccgatcattgaaaatatcccaatttaactataataaagaaaaataagcacaaatataatttcaagatcatttattaaagaaattatgaattgttttttgtgccggtcagtgtatttcaatatatttttttcttaaaccttgaagttatccaattaaaattattgaaagatttggcacaaatttcgttacccGGAGATTATTTGCTTCGCCGATGCTGATaagcgaagaagaaaaaacaaatgcaaggaaacgttcacttgttttttgctaatttatgCACAGCGGCTAACTGCTGCGCCCGTTACTGTGACCTATAATGACAAGGgtggaagagaaaaaagataatcatatggtagataattaaatgaaaacaattttaataataaatattttaaactgacctTATGAAGTTATGAATCACCAATACCTAAGATATTGACAAAATGTCTCCTACAATTAGTGTAGTAATCCGTAAAAATGAAGTAATCAgagtaatcactaatcattaTTCAAAGTGACCGCTGTTACTGTCAATACAATGACGGCGCCGACGAAATGATTCTTCCACTTTTTCCAGCACCTACCTCTATTATTGTGAATTGTTGTGGCAGCATTTTCCACCCATTCTCTTAAAACTTCAGTTGTATCAATTGGGATCGAATATACCAAGTCCTTTATGTATCCCCATAAGAGGAAGTCGCACGGAAATTGTCTGGGCTCGAGGAGCACTCCCGCACGTTTCACCATACACTAACACAATATCTATGTATTcactattcgaaaataaacgcaccattttcacaaaattttatcacTGAATCAACACGTAAACACCCGCCTTGTGAAGTCGAACAAAACTGactgaaaatgtaatcctCTTGTCTCGACCGGGgagcgaaaaaactttattctaaaaacacaatgttttgcgctgattttacaaaaacaactatttcacggtcactgtcGTTACGTCAAATAACTAGACAATGGACAGCTCGTTCGTTAATTTATGCGGGGGTAATAGAtgtttatgcaacgagtttctgtataaattgggcttttctaattgcccgagggacatgattaaaacacgagtttagcgagggttttaaggcctcgGGGGCAAATAGAAAAACCCAATTTccccagaaacgagttgcatataaaattttactgtttgaaacgacgttcctgaagcttccaaatcttttttaaatggtttcgtatttgcttttgacagttttgacaaatttttcaagagctgtcagaaatgtaacgttgaatgtgttgtctagggcaacggttcgttatctgatcattttgctttaggtgagttaagaggcagtttacaaaggagaaaaataagaatttatgacagttggaGACAATAAAATACTGTAATGATcattatatttcgaaaaaatggtacataaCGATTTTGTTCTTGATCCGTCACTGGttataaattaatgtacttatttctgaggcACGTTGTATTGCATTAAGCAAAGTAGTTTTGAAGAAAATCTGAactcttttttgaaaaatgtttgacttcttcttttttttaagtaactGTAAGACAATGAATCCTGCTCCTATTAAACTTTCTCATCAAGCGCTGTCACGTGGGTCACTACTAATCTGGATTGGTTCACACTGGATAAAATTTTCTACTTGTCCAAGTCAGTTTCGGCTAGCACAAGATCTCGCTTATTTTTAGAGCCACGGAGATGATTTTGGGATCATTGCATTCGGCTCATCCTTCTGGTTAATTTGGTGTTAAAAAGTTGAAATTCGGTTAACAATCAGCAGAGATATCGAGGCTCAAACTTGTCCTGGAGCCTCCAAATGGCGCGCCCCTAGCTGACAAAATGGCGTCAGTGGGCGGAACTTTCGCtctttttgaatttaattcgTCCAATGTTTTGATTTAAACTTTACTGGGAAGACAAAAATTCCACCAACATCCAAAGAGTAAAAGACAAGTCTCAAAATCTAAATCagaaatcttcttttttgtgtttgaatatttttcaaaatttcttctGGTTTTCTTCGGTTTGTCGTCCTGTTCCAGAATGAATCATCTCGACTGGCATAATCAAACCCACTCTGTTTCTTCGCTCTGCTTTGATCACGTAATAAGCAACCGCCTTTCCTCCACAGCAAACACCTCCTCAACGTCTTCACCACTTCCTCCGAATTTCCATCTCGCTCCGTCTGTCACTCGCTCAATTTGTCTCCTTTTTCGTCGCCTCTAATTAATTCGTTTTCTTCGTCTCGAGTAGAACCGCTACTAACCCAATCCCACCGTCTAATAACCCCAAATTGAGTTAATTAATCGGAAATGAATCAATAGTCGCGGCATACGGTGCTTTTCAGAGCATGATGCGAGTGCGGCGATGGTTCAATCATGACCATTAGTGCTTCCATTTGACGGCTTTATTTCTAATTGACAGCGCGAATCCGACCCGGAAGCGCCTCCGCCGATCGAGATTTTTCAGAAGTGACCCCCCATTTTCAGTACCGGGGCGCCTCCGTGTCTGTTGACGACGCAACTACAAAGCGGTGCCACGACGAGCAGGAAGTGAAAATTGTGGGTCAGTAAAGAAGTTCTTCGATGGCTGGAATGCTGGCTGACCTTGACGCGACGAACACAAAATTCGGAAGACCTCATCGTCGACCATCAGCTGTGTTAGGTGGTCTcgccaaacaaaaaaattgacaacGTGAGAGCTTAAAATCAATCTCACACAAATACACCtttcttgtattttatttcctccaactatttttattcgaaatcTTGATACACTTTTACATAAAACAACGAAGTTTCAGATTCGTCTCAAACGTTTTTACTAGTATGATGACATTATTTGGACCACGAACGTCGCCTTACAACAAGATGACGCAAAACCCCACACCGCAACGAAATTACAAATCTCTTGAAGCTAATAGCACGACTGCTCTCGGCTGTCTTGCACAATCGataattgcaattttaaaaaattcaataaaaggATTCGgcggtttttcaaaaatacattttttggccTCATCGATGTCCAAACAACCGGAATTTCTTCTCGAGCGGATCTGGTCCAAAATCCGTGGCCCCTTTTGGTGATTTGCATCAAAATCCAGGATACAATTCCAAATAAAAAAGTGTCGTTTTCTACGCAGACGTAAGAGTATTTGAAGAGTGTTGCGGCGAAGAAGTGGAACGAGGAATGCACAGCGTGCGCGCTAATACATTGTCGTAAATTAGGCGCCTTGCCTAAAGAATTATAATTGTCACATCCTACGCGACACTGGCTTATGAATTGCATGTTATGAAATAGTTAGTTATGCCCAaagagagaaaagaaaaagaatgcGGTTTTTTGCTTAATCTGACGTCGAAatctctaaaaaaaaaaaaaacagtttttacgTTAGCAGAGTCTTCTGTAACGTTTTCTGACGTTGCGTCCGCGTAACAGTAATGTTCAAAAACTGTCTGGCCAAATCAGAGAGGTTCTGTGTTTGTGTAGTGATTTTGGCGCTCAGTAAAATAAAGTCTCTCTAACTGAGTAAATTCTTTATTTACTTAATACCcaacaaaataatatattcAACACCATTGTACTGCTCATCATAGTAAAAAATTCATTACAataaaatcatgaaaacattgAATTGTGTAAGATTTCCAAGTCAGCTTCTCTTTCTTTTGCCCGAAGTTTTTCTTTTCTGAACGCTTCATAATCCTCGTCATCAGTTTCTAATTCAAACCGACACAGGGGGCAAGAATTTGTCTACAAATACAATTGTTTGgaattttataaacaattttatcaTCACCACACCTTTGAAAGCCAAGGCAAAATACAATCAGCATGGAATGTGTGGTTGCAAGGCAACTTCTTCACTGTTTCACTTTGTGTGTACTCCTTAAGACAAACAGGACATTTTACGTCTAagataaaatgttttgtaaaaactGGACAATGTGAAGTAGGTATAAAACTACATACCGCCTGTGGTAACGGTGACATTCGGTAGATTCGCTACTACGGTCTTTGACGCCGGAGGGGGCGAGTTTTGACTTAACGATtcatcaaaaatattaaaatctcGCAACAGgcgtacaaaatttaataaatgattgGGGGTCTGGCCTTCGGCGAGGGGTTGCCACCCCATCTCTTGGAAATAATCTGCCATCGCACTGTCGCTATTAAATTACACAAATCACCGTCACAATTAATACTAAAGGAGATATCGACATAAATTCACAAATCACTTATTGTAACGATGATATGCAACAAACACCAAAATTGACAGCTGTCATCCGATGTAAACATAACCTCTAATCTAATTGAAATTTCACAGACTattgaagaaatttattaaaacgaGTGAAAAATTTGTATTACAGCTTAGGACATGACATATTATAAACTcctattatatttttaacgaTCTTGTCATTTCTCCAACTCCAATGTTGCGTCTATTcctttgcaaaaaaaaaacgacagGATCGATTgtcacatttttcaaagttatTAATGTTCTGTGTCCcacaattaaatttgaataaaacttGACACATAATTAACGTTCTTTCGTATTTCGAGCTGTTAAAATTAGCAGTGTGTTTATGACATCCGTCATGTAACacctacttttgaaattacgtAGCATAAGGAAGAGTTTTTACTGAAGATTTTAAATGAGTTAAAAACTGCATCCGAAATGCgtttttgcaaataattcAAGCTCAAGATTGATAATCTCTGCATTaaatttgttgctatttttcaattttattgttgtcagGTTGGCACTTCAAATGAACGCGCAGGCGTCATTTGGCGGCAATCgtagcaaaaataaattgtaaaagatGTGTTAATTTATTGTGTTATCGTTTTATACGTAAtcctttattattatttaaaatatttcctcTTCTAGGTGAGCTTTAGTTGTACTATTTTTGTCACAAACCGGGTGAGCCTTAACCTAACATTTgcgttgcaattttttttccatt from Tenebrio molitor chromosome 8, icTenMoli1.1, whole genome shotgun sequence harbors:
- the LOC138137350 gene encoding WD repeat-containing protein 44 isoform X1; this encodes MSTSSDSEEFYDAEDLTPSHGPRKGRKTSKESLTQRASSEPNVSTLPRTKEEPKHPQSVNEIVFIEPQKKKTPVGGRRKFKELRQKLQNDDEDCQTGNVTPPNSQSSSVDGVFAASYKTSHPFRIIEQDTVSLQSINSLGRLTRILGVVDGEGGRKAVSVSALSSSSLDSGSTPSSKGISQYPSNATISTLTSQQDYKTDKPSLPLQEPDVIASTKASSSQKTDDQASKLDAPVAPPRRKKKNKAAALAIKKSASSTTFESSDLASPASTIESLTREFEHSLDRLPSVKSTKSDKGGGSKSSTLRSGHSLDIKEALKGQFVVKPQDTDSLKAQNSKETVGEGGEKASRGSHSPRGASNRSSVGHYSLGPHRGTHQSRNRTTKERRRSAGDENMLKDVNLRVRTHTDSGKQLSDFEILQQVTVLNLDTGERVPLSVAEDKLPQCINPLSLHIMRLTSEYVSSSSMEKEKESDEESEGTRKVEIPIVDDNEEMGRMRKKTAMLKKFVGTAMKKTMHKAKSIAQEVSHARHKDDAIDIADSVNPGDQSIKLKASNSHKGPYEFEKVEHVQELKDEHEGPIWCMKFSCCGRLLATAGQDKVLRIWIVRDAFPFFQDMRTKYNAEKVSPTPSQESLVSHHSGENSSLAVLEALNSEDCAKMTFMPKPFCTYTGHTSDLLDVSWSKNYFILSSSMDKTVRLWHISRKECLCCFQHIDFVTAIVFHPRDDRYFLSGSLDGKLRLWNIPDKKVAVWNEVEGNPKLITAANFCQNGKFAVVGTYDGRCIFYNTDQLKYHTQIHVRSSRGRNATGRKISGIEPMPGEDKILVTSNDSRIRLYDLRDLNVSCKYKGYVNMSSQIKASFSHDGKYIVSGSENRDIYIWKTNHDYSKFSSVRRDRNDFWEAIKAHNAVVTCAIFAPNPEGILKMIEESTKTEESAEASDKQVADPVVEQHTKGCGGYVLISADFNGCIKVFVNKMKPKHSSLPVSAMVSNSKIKKL
- the LOC138137350 gene encoding WD repeat-containing protein 44 isoform X2 — encoded protein: MSTSSDSEEFYDAEDLTPSHGPRKGRKTSKESLTQRASSEPNVSTLPRTKEEPKHPQSVNEIVFIEPQKKKTPVGGRRKFKELRQKLQNDDEDCQTGNVTPPNSQSSSVDGVFAASYKTSHPFRIIEQDTVSLQSINSLGRLTRILGVVDGEGGRKAVSVSALSSSSLDSGSTPSSKGISQYPSNATISTLTSQQDYKTDKPSLPLQEPDVIASTKASSSQKTDDQASKLDAPVAPPRRKKKNKAAALAIKKSASSTTFESSDLASPASTIESLTREFEHSLDRLPSVKSTKSDKGGGSKSSTLRSGHSLDIKEALKGQFVVKPQDTDSLKAQNSKETVGEGGEKASRGSHSPRGASNRSSVGHYSLGPHRGTHQSRNRTTKERRRSAGDENMLKDVNLRVRTHTDSGKQLSDFEILQQVTVLNLDTGERVPLSVAEDKLPQCINPLSLHIMRLTSEYVSSSSMEKEKESDEESEGTRKVEIPIVDDNEEMGRMRKKTAMLKKFVGTAMKKTMHKAKSIAQEVSHARHKDDAIDIADSVNPGDQSIKLKASNSHKGPYEFEKVEHVQELKDEHEGPIWCMKFSCCGRLLATAGQDKVLRIWIVRDAFPFFQDMRTKYNAEKVSPTPSQESLVSHHSGENSSLAVLEALNSEDCAKMTFMPKPFCTYTGHTSDLLDVSWSKNYFILSSSMDKTVRLWHISRKECLCCFQHIDFVTAIVFHPRDDRYFLSGSLDGKLRLWNIPDKKVAVWNEVEGNPKLITAANFCQNGKFAVVGTYDGRCIFYNTDQLKYHTQIHVRSSRGRNATGRKISGIEPMPGEDKILVTSNDSRIRLYDLRDLNVSCKYKGYVNMSSQIKASFSHDGKYIVSGSENRDIYIWKTNHDYSKFSSVRRDRNDFWEAIKAHNAVVTCAIFAPNPEGILKMIEESTKTEESAEASDKVADPVVEQHTKGCGGYVLISADFNGCIKVFVNKMKPKHSSLPVSAMVSNSKIKKL
- the Karl gene encoding apolipoprotein D is translated as MTNPPIFRHPTAKMLSSRVFLLLLLLSCSCARRKRPEDKTKCPRVKAIRNFDLEQMMGRWYVIQYYASSEEALAYRCMRAEFTMSPFLADVTMNFTYSFTDDPINELLVGNITWTIPNPAVPSHWTHSEDTYEGIYNTFVLDSDYTSWALLLHCAEKSKVPRYLSSFIMSREPVLGVNVISYLRDKLPRYDIDLSYMFEMAQNDCNATLTDVPPSILANRRQPSLRRHPMKHHH